The nucleotide sequence AGTGGTCGGTCCGAGTTTCACCCCGATGGGGTTGGCGATCCGCGACACGAAGTCCAGGTGGGCACCGTCCATCTGACGGGTGCGCTCCCCCACCCAGACGAAATGGCCGGACAGGTCATAGGCGCGCGCGCCGTTGCCGTCGTTCTCGACCCGGGTGAGCGCGCGTTCGTACTCCAGGATCAGCGCCTCGTGGCTGGCGAACAGCTCCACCCCGTCCAGGGCGGCGTCGTGGACGCCGCAGGCGCGCATGAACCGGACGGCGCGATCGATCTCAGCGGCCAGCTGCTCGTAGCGGTTTCCGGTCTCGGTGTTGCGCGCGAATGCGGTGTTCCACGCGTGCACCTTCTCCAATGCGGCCAGGCCGCCGCCGGCGTAGGCCCGCAGCAGGTTCAGCGTGGAGGCGGCGGTGGAGTACGCGCGCATGATGCGGTGTGGGTCCGGGGTGCGTGCGGCGACGTCGCCGTGCAGCTCGTTGACCATGTCGCCGCGGTAGGAGGGCAACCCGAACGCGTCCAGATCGGTGGAACGGGGTTTGGCGTACTGGCCGGCCATCCGGCCCAGCTTCACGACCGGCATCGACGCGCCGTAGGTCAGCACCACCGACATCTGCAGCAGGATGCGCACCTTGCCGGCGATATCCGCCTGCGACGACGTGGCGAAGGTTTCGGCGCAGTCGCCGCCCTGCAGCAGAAACGCCTCGCCCCGGGCTACCTGGCCCAGCCTGGCGGTGAGCGCGTCGACCTCGGAGGCCACGACGAGCGGGGGCATCCCGGCCAGGGTCTGGGCCACCTCGCGCAGCACCGCCGGGTCGGGCCAGTTGGGCTGCTGAGCGGCCGGCAGCGAGCGCCACGCGTCAAGCTTCAGCGGGTCGGGCTGGATGGACATGCTCGGATCGGCCGTGATGCTCACCTGTCAAGGGTAGGCAGTCCCGCAACCCGTTCCGACAGCGGGCCGCCCGCGCCAGCGCTCAGCCGAAGAAGACTTCCGCCTCGCTGTAGAAGGAGGGCGGGACGGTCTTGAGCTCGGTCGTGGCCTCGGCCAGGGGCACCCGCACGATGTTCGTCCCCTGCAGCGCTACCATCTTGCCCCAGTCCTCGTCGTGGACGACATCGATGGCGTGCAGGCCGAAGCGGGTGGCCAGCACCCGGTCGAACGCGGTCGGAGTGCCGCCGCGCTGGATGTGGCCGAGCACCGTGGTACGGGCCTCCTTGCCCGTCCGGGCCTCGATCTGGCCGGCCAGCCACTCGCCGATACCCCCGAGCCGCACGTGCCCGAAGGCGTCCAGGCCCTTGTCGAGGGTGACCATCTCACCCTCGTCGGGCTGGGCTCCCTCGGCAATGACGATGATCGGGGCGTAGTGCGACTGGAAGCGGCTTTCCACGTAGGCGCACACGCGCTCCAGCGAGAATCGCTGCTCGGGAATGAGAATGACATTGGCACCGCCGGCGAGTCCGGCGTGCAGCGCGATCCAGCCCGCGTGCCGGCCCATGACCTCCACGATGAGCGCGCGGTGATGGGACTCCGCCGTGGTGTGCAGTCGATCGATCGCCTCCATCGCGATGTTCACCGCGGTGTCGAAGCCGAAGGTGTAGTCGGTGGCGTTGAGGTCGTTGTCGATGGTCTTGGGTACCCCGACCACGTTGACGCCCTGATCGTGCAGCTGGGTCGCCACCCCGAGGGTGTCCTCGCCGCCGATGGCGACCAGCGCGTCGATACCCATGTCGGCCAGGTTCTGGCGGATCCGGCCGACGCCGCCCTCGATCTTGTACGGATTGGTGCGCGAGGAACCCAGGATGGTTCCACCGCGGGGCAGGATGCCGCGCACTTCGGGAATTCCGAGCGACATGGTCAGGCCCTCCAACGGACCCTTCCAGCCGTCGCGGAAGCCGACGAACTCGTAGCCGTAGATGCCCGCGCCCTTGCGGACGACGGCCCGGATGACGGCGTTCAGGCCGGGGCAATCCCCGCCGCCGGTCAGCACCCCAATGCGCATACGAGCTGTCCTCTCACCGATCTCGCGTTCGCTGCCCGGTCGCGGGTGGTACTTACCCACCCTCAACCGCGAGCGAGCCTAACGCGATCTCGGTCCGGTTCGACAGCACCGCGCTGATGACGCGCCACTTGGCCAGGTTGTGGCGGGCATCGGCCAGGGCGTCATGGGCGTCGGCCGGGGCGGGCGGCAGCTCCGGCGAGCCGGCGAGTTCCCAGTGCTGGCGCAGTTCGTGGGTGAAGCGGGGGATCTGGCGCGGCAGTGCGCGCATGTCACCCCAGAGCTGGGCCAGTACGACGTGGTCGTAGCCGGCCAGCCACGCCCACAGTTCGATCGGTTCACCCGGCTCGGTCAGAAACGCCAGCAGGTCATCGCGGATCTGCCCCCGGGATCGCCACGCCCGGTCCGCCGGGGAGGGCAGTTGGCTCAGCACGTGCTTGCGCACCCACGGGATGGCCCGGGATTCGTCGAACTCGGTGGACACCGCGTAGAACTCGCGCCCGTCCTCGGCCACGGCGCCGATCGACACCAACTCGATCGTTCGGCCGTCCTCGATGAACTCGCAGTCGTAGAAGAAACGCACCAGGTGCTGCCTAGCCCGCTCGCTCGGACGACATCCGGTCGCTGTTCGTCGAGCCGACGGCGTCGGCGTGGTTGATTCCCCGCTTGGCTCCGAAGCCCAGGTCGGCTCCGGTGGCCAGCTTCACCTTGGCGGCGTAGGTGTCCACGTATTCCTGGCCCGACAGTTGCATGAGTTCGTACATGATCTCGTCGGTCATGGACCGTTCCACGAACCGGTCCCCGGCCATGCCCTCGTAGCGGGAGAAGTCCAGCGGCGTCCCGAACCGGATACCGGGCCGGGGACGCAGTCGCGGAAGCTTGCGCCCGGTGGGCTGCACCTTGTCGGTGTCGATCATGGCCACCGGGATCACCGGGACACCGGCCTCCAGGGCCATCCGGGCCACGCCCGTTTTGCCCTTGTACAGCCGACCGTCCGGGGATCGGGTTCCCTCCGGATAGATGCCCAGCAGATCACCCTGGGAAAGGATCCGGACGCCCGCGACCAACGCACCGCGGGCGGCGTCCTTGTCGTCGCGATCGATCGGGACCTGGCCGATGCCCGAGAAGAAGAGACGGGAACCAAGACCCTTCAGGCCCGGCGTCGTGAAGTACTCGGCCTTGGCCAGGAAGGTGACCCGGCGCCGCACCATCAGCGGCAGGAAGAAGGAGTCGCAGAACGACAGGTGGTTGCTGGCCAGGATCGCCCCGCCGTGCTCCGGGATGTTCTCCGCGCCCTCGACCCAGGGACGCCAGACCCCCTTCAGCCACGGGCCGAGCCCGATGTACTTCAGGAACCAATACAACACAGCCGCAGCCTCCTGAGGCACACATCGAGCGGGTCTTGCTGATTGGACGGTCACGAGCTGGGTGGAACCTGACCTTAGCCGTGCGGTGGCGCCCGGGACAATCGAGAGCCCGAGTGCGTGCGGGTGACAGGGCGGCTCGTAGCGTGATGTGATACCAGGCAGTAACCGCCGACCGATCCAGCCGCAGCTTTGCCCCGTCCCAGACACCGAGCTTCAAGGAGTCCCACCGTGCCCCTGTTATCCGGTGCCGAGCCGTTCTCCGCCGACGGGCCAGGCACGACCGGGCGGGTGGGGGTCCTGGTGAGCCACGGGTTCACCGGCACTCCGGCCAGCATGCGTCCCTGGGCTGAGCACCTCGCCGAGGCCGGGTACACGGTGCGCCTGCCCCGGCTCCCGGGCCACGGGACCCGGTGGCAGGACCTCAACGACACGAAGTGGACGGACTGGTACGGCGAGATCAGCCGGGCCTACGCCGAGCTGAGCGAGCGCTGCGACGCCGTCTTCGCGTGCGGGTTGTCGATGGGCGCGACGCTGGTGACGAAGCTGGCCGAGGACCACGGTTCGGCGATCGCCGGGCTGGTGCTGGTCAACCCCGCCTACGGGACGCTGCGCAAGGACGCCGCGTTCGCCCGGTACCTGACCTGGGCGGTGAAGTCTCGGCCGGGAATCGGAAGTGACATCAAGAAGGTTGGCGAGCGCGAACCGGGCTACGACCGCACCCCGTTGAAGGCGTTCGTCTCACTGCAGGCGCTGTGGAAGATCGTTGTGGCCGACCTGGGCAAGGTCAGCGCACCGATCCGCTTCTACCATTCCAGCGAGGATCACGTCGTCGACGATCTGTCCGGACGGCTCCTGCGCGCCGGCGCCACCGCGACCACCGTCGAGGAGATCACCCTCGCCGATAGCTATCACGTCGCAACCATGGACAATGATGCCGAGACCATCTTCGCCGGTAGCGTTGACTTCATCCGTCAGCACACGGCGGCATCGATCGAGGATTGACCTTCATGACGGGACCGGCATCCGCGCACCGCGGCCGACGCGACAACGGCCTGGACTCCGACCAGTTCGCGCCGATCGCGGACGTCGACCCCCGGCTGGCCGACCACCTGCTCGACGTCCTCGGCCTGCGGGACGTGCCCGCCTACGTCGAGCCGGCACCGCCGGGCCGGGCGGTGGTGGCCGACCGCCTGTTCGTCGCCTCCGACCGCACCGGAGACGCTCGCGACGTCATCGAACTCGTCGCGACCGAACTCGGGATCGAGGTCGCCCAGGGTCCGCAGCCGTTCAGCTCGCTGGAGGAGTCCCGGCGCCCGGATCCACTGGCCGGCGTCGACACAGACGCCGAGTTCGCCGCGATCATCTCGGGTCTGGAGGAGCTCGGCCGCCCACTGTTCTCCGAAGCCGTCTCCCCGGCGGTGCACGCGGTGTCCACCGGCGAGGACAGCACCCCCGAGGCCGTGGATCACTTCGTGCCGCCCGCCCCACCACCGATTCCACGTCCGTCGCTGCCCACGGCGATGGCCATCTTGGTGACGCTGCTCGGCGTCGCCCTGCTTGCCTTCGGCGGCATGGTGGGTCTGCCGCCGGACATGCCGCTGCCCTTCGGCGTACTGCTCATCGTCACCGGAGCGGTGTTGCTGGTGCTGCGCCTGCGTCCGGAACCGCGCGACGACTCCGACGACGACGGCGCGGTCCTGTAGGTCGTCGCTGCTGCCGGTAATGACGTCGGGACACACAGTGTCCGGGAAACGTTTGCTCGCCGGACATGTGGGTTGAGCCATACGGTCATTTCACGCCGTCACCGTGGGGTCCTGGAGGTGGCGATCATGATGACTGCCGAAGAAACCGTGTTCATCCTGTGGTGCCGGTTGACGGGCAACAACCCCGTCGATTTCGGCGACGACGAGCGGGAGGCCTTCATTGCCCGACCGCAGGTTGCCGAACTGGCGACCACGCCCTACGCCGTACTCCTCGACGCCGGCATCACGGCCGCCCGCCGCGGGTCGTTGCCGTTGGAACGCTGGATCAACGCCGTCCGCACGGTGCGCCTGGACTTTCCCGCGGTACGAACGGCCTGACGTCGAATCCGGCACTTCCACGCGACGGTGCACGGCGCAGGCCCGGTGCGCGTCACTAGGGTCAGGGTGTGCTGTGGACCGATGTCGTGACCGATCGGCTGCTCGCCCTGCCACCGACCTGCGGCACGGTCCGGGTGCTGGCCATCGACGGCGGGGCAGCCGCGGGCAAATCGACGTTGGCCGCCGACATCGCCCGGACCCTCGCTGACAGCGTCGTCGTGCACACCGACGACCTTCTCGACGGCTGGGACGACCAGTTCGGCTTCTGGGACCGGTTACGCACCCAGGTGCTCGATCCTCTGGCACAGGGGCGGACCGCCGACGTGCCGCAGTACGACTGGCACCGCCAGACCTTCGCCGATCCGCGACCGCTGCCGGTGCCACGGGTCCTCATCGTCGAGGGCGTGTCAGCCATCCAGGCCTGCGGCGGACGGCTCACGCTGGGCGTTCTGCTGCAGGTCGACCGCCTCGACCGGCAGCGTCGCTGGAGCGACCGGGACGGCGCACTGGGTCCGGCGGAACTCCGGTGGCTCGATCGCGAACAGGACTACTTCGCCGCACCGATCGACACCAGCGCCCCCGTCCTGGCGCTACGCGGTTAGCTCCGGCAGCCGGCTGTGCCCGGTCAGCCCCGGCGGCGGGCGAGATCGGCCGCTCCCACGAGTCCCGCCTCCGGTCCGAGTTCGGCCGGACGTACCTCCGCGGTGGGACGGAAACCCCGACCGGTCAGGGATTCGGCAAAGGTGGCCCGGGCCGGGTCGATGAGCAGCGCACCAGCCTCGGAGACACCGCCGCCGATCACGAACACCGTCGGATCGATCACTGCGGCGAGGTTGGCCAGGCCACGCCCGAGCCAGCGACCCATGGTCGTGTAGATCTCCACGGCAGCCGGGTCACCTTCACGCGCCGCCTCGGTCACGAGCGGGCCGGTGAGTGCGCCGGGCAGGCCGTTGGCCAACTGGAGCAGCCGGTGCGCCGCCACCGGGGAGATGTCGGCCAGCTCTCGCGCGTCGCGGGCCAGTGCGGTGCCGGATGCGTACATCTCCCAGCAGCCGCGATTTCCGCACGCGCAACGCCGGCCGTCCGGGACCACCGTCATATGGCCGTACTCGCACCCGACGCCGTACGCGCCCCGGTACAGCACGCCGCCGACGACCAGGCCACCACCGATCCCGGTCCCGAGCGTGACCATCACGGCCACCGGCTGATCGCGCGCGGCCCCGAACCGGTACTCGGCCCACGCCGCCGCGTTCGCGTCGTTCTCCACCACGACGGGCACGCCGATCCGCTCGCTGAGCGCGTCGCGCAGCGGCTCGTTCCGCCAGGCCAGGTGCGGCGAGAACAGCACGGTGGCCCGGTCATTGGCGATCCAGCCGGCCGCACCGATGCCGACCGCGACCACCGCATGCCGGGCGCTGAGCTCGGCCACCGCGTCGGCGATCACCGCCTCGGTCTCCTCCACGTCCGTACCCGGAGTAAGCCGTCGGGTCGTGTCGATCACCGCACCGTGTTCGTCGACCACCCCGGCCAGCACCTTGGTGCCGCCGATGTCCACCCCGATCGCCAGCGACATGCCGCTCAGTCTCCGTCCGAGAGGTCGATGCGTTGCACCCGATCCTGATCAGCTCTGTCGGCGGCCGGACGGTCAGTGCCGTCAGTGCCACCAGTGCCGCCAGAGCCGCCAGAGCCGCCAGAGGCGACGCTATCGGCCAGGGTGTGGAGGAAACCGGCGATCACGCCCTGCAGGTCGGCCACCCCGGCCACGAACTGCTCGGGCGAACGGTGGCCGCCCCGCATCGCCGAGATCAGCTGACACACCGGGCACCACGCACACTCCGGTGCGCCGTTGGCGATCCGGCTGGTCGCCGGATCGCGCACACTGCGATGCAGATAATCGCCCGCGGCGGTCAGCAGCCGCGCCAACTCCTCGGCGAGCGGCCCGGTGCCAGCGTGTGGCCCTGCTCCGGCGGCGTGCGGCCCGGTCGGTGGCGTGTCGGTCATTTGTCGATCATGCCTGAGGCCACAGCGACTCATCCGGGACGAACAGCAGTTCCAACTTCCCGCCGCTCACCCGCCCCGATTCGACGCGGCACCGCCGCAGCACGCTGGGCAAGCTGAGGACGCGGCGGTGCCCGGCGACCGTGACGACGAGTTCGTCCCCACTGCGACTGGCCTGAACGTCCTTGCGATCAGCCAGCGGCAGATGGACCACGAGCTTGAACTCCGGCGAGGCCGCCGAGCCCACCGACGTCACGTCCAGCAATGCCGGACCGGCAACGAGGACGGTCGGATCGTCGCCGGGCAGCTCCCGGTACAGCTGATCTGCGACCTCACGCAGGGCGTCCAGGCCCACCGGTTCGGTGTCCCGGTAGCCGCTGCGGCGAACCGGCAGTCCGGCGAAGGAATCCTCGATCGCGGCCAGGTGCTGTTCCTGCGCCCGGATCCACGCCCGTTGCCAGGACGACATCGGCTCGTCGCTGGCCGGGATGATGCGGTTGGCGATGACCTCGTCCACCTGGTAGCCGTAAAGCGCCAGCGCGGTGAAGGTACGCCGGGTCTCGGCCGCCACCACGGCCTCGGGGGTCAGGACGAGCCGGACCGCGGTCGTGGCCGGGTCGGCCAGCAGCTCACGCAGCCCCGACAAATCCTCGGCCAGGCGCAGGATGGCGTCGAAGGCAGCGTCGGGCGGTACGGTGCCCGACCGTCCCAGCAACGCGGCCAACGGACGTGCCCCTCGGGCCAGTGCGCGGTGCAGCGGGAAGACCCGTTGGAGGTACCAGCTCAAAGTGCCCGGCAACGCGAGCAACCGCAGTGTTTCCGCCGTCGGAGCGCAATCGACCACCAGGCAGTCCCACCGACCGGACTCGGCCAGCTCGCGGACTGCGAGCAGGGCGAGCACCTCCTCCACGCCGGGCAGGACGGTCAGCTCGGCGGCGGCGATGTCCTCGGCTCCGCCCGCACCCAACAGCCTCCGAAGGTAGTTCTGCAGTTGGTTCCAGGACTGCTCGAACCGGCGTTGGGTGTCGATCTGAGTGGCGAACAGTCCGGGCGCTACTTCACTGGGCTCGCCCGTCAGCGGCAGGGCCAACGCGTCGCCGAGGGAGTGCGCGGCGTCGGTCGACACGATCAGTGTCTTCAACCCGCGATCGGCAAGCCGGATCGCAGTCGCCGCCGCGGTCGTGGTCTTTCCGACGCCGCCCTTGCCGGTGAAGAGCAGAATGCGCATGCCGGCTCCGCTATCGCCGGGCAATCGAGGGGTGGGCCATGTCGGCTCAGCGCTCGGCTTGCTTCTTCAACTCCTTCAACGCCGTATCCATGATCACCTTCTCGGCCTTGCGTTTGAGCATGCCGAGCATCGGTATCGCCAGGTCGACGGCGAGACTGTAGGTGACCTCGGTGCCGCCGGTCACCGCCTTCAAGCTGTAGGAGCCCTGCTGGGACTTCTGCATCTGACCGGAGACCAGCGTCCAGGAAACCGCGCGGTCACCGTCCCAGGAGTACGCCAGCTCGTATTCGTCGCGGATCGCCGATGCCTCGATCTTGAACGCGACCCGTTCCGCCCGGCCATCGCTGCCCGCCTTGGTAACGGTGGCCGATTTCACCGACCCGGCCCACTCGGGGTAGGCGTCGAAATCGGCGATCACCGCCATGACCTTCTCCGGCGGGGCGCTGACGGTGATCGACTGCGTTGACTGATCGGCCATGCGCGACAGGCTACCGTCCCTCCAGATCGTCCTTCAGCGCCCAGAACACCCGCTTGGCGTGCCAGGCCAGGCGCTGCTCGGTGCGAGCCCGGCGCCGCGCGACCCGGCCCCCGTCGCGAACCCTGGGGTGCGCGCTGAGACGTGCCGGGTTCAGGCGGAGAAAGTGATGCAGGACGACGCCGTCCCGAACGGGTTCCAGCCAGAGCTCGACCGTGCCGGTGTAGTTGCCGCCGGCATCCCACTGCAGTCCTTTGAGCCCGCGGTCGCGCCGAACTCGCAGCGTCACCGAGGGCCACCACCGAGCCCAATTGTCCGGATCGGCCACCGCCGCCCGGACACGTTCGGGGGACGCGGCGATCCAGGTGTCGTCAATGAGGTGGATTTCTGGTCGCATTGCGGCAGGATCGCATAGCAACAACGTTTCTTCACCTTCATGTGGAGCATCGTCGGCAAACAAGTTACCGTTCGGTATCACGAATTCCCGTTGCATTCACGAGTACCCATGGGGCCGGTGCGAACGCCCGGAATCCGGTGGAATCGACAGCGTCGGAAAGGACACCACGCGTGCGTGAGCTGACCATCCCCAGTGCCGGTACCGCGAAGGAGAACAGCGCCGCGCGCTACGTTTACGAGCGCGCCGCGTCCTCCCCCGACAACGTGGCCATCCGGGTCCGCCAGGGCAGCGGTTGGGCAGACGTCACCTCAGCCGAACTGGCCGAGCAGGTCGGCGGCATCGCGAGGGGGCTGCTCGCCAGCGGGATCGACACCGGTGACCGGGTCGCCTTGATGAGCAAGACCCGCTACGAATGGACCCTGTTCGACTTCGCGATCCTGTCCCTGGGGGCGGTCGTCGTCCCGATCTACGAAACGTCCTCGGCCGAGCAGGTGCAGTGGATCCTGGCCGACTCCGAAGCCAAGGCCGTGGTCGTGGAGAACGAGGCCCACGCCGCGATCGTGGCCGAGGTACGCGAGCAGACGCCCGATCTGCAGCATGTCTGGCAGATCGATTCCGGTGCGGTGCAAAGTCTCATCGGTGCGGGCGCCGAGATCGATATCGCCGAGGTACACAAGCGTCTGGACGCGACTCAGCCGTCCGACCTGGCCTCCCTGATCTACACGTCCGGAACCACGGGCCGGCCCAAGGGCTGCGAACTCACCCACGCCAACTTCCTGGCCGAGGTCTTCGAGATCGTCAGCGGGCTCGACCACTTGTTCAACGCCGAGTCCTCCACCCTGCTCTTCCTGCCGATTGCGCACGTATTCGGCCGGGTCATCGAAATCGGTGCGATCGCGACCGGCACCACCCTCGGGCACACCGCCGACATTCGTAATCTGGTCGCCGATCTCGGCGTTTTCAAACCCCGCTTCGTGCTGAGCGTGCCCCGGGTGTTCGAAAAGGTCTACAACACCGCCAAGCAGCGGGCGCACTCGGAGGGCAAGGGCCCCATCTTCGACCGGGCCGAGCGGGTGGCCATCGCCTACTCCGAAGCTCTGGACGGCCGCGGACCGGGCCTCGGTCTGAAACTTCAGCACACCCTTTTCGACAAGCTCGTCTACGGCAAGCTGCGCGCGGCGCTCGGCGGCCGGTGCGAATCGGCCATCTCCGGCGGCGCACCGCTCGGCGCGAGGCTCGGCCACTTCTTCCGGGGCATCGGGGTGACGATCTTCGAGGGGTACGGCCTGACCGAGACCACCGCCGGGATCTTCCTCAACGTGCCGGACAAGGTCAAGGTCGGTTCGGTGGGGCGCCCGGTCGGCGGCACGAGCGTACGGATCGCCGAGGACGGAGAGGTCCTGCTCTCCGGCCCCGTGGTCTTTGCCGGCTACTGGCGAAATCCCGCCGCCACCGCCGAGGCCATCGAGGAGATCGACGGCAAACGCTGGTTCCACTCCGGCGACATCGGGGTGATCGACAATGACGGCTTCCTGACGATCACCGGCCGCAAGAAGGAACTCATCGTCACCGCCGGCGGCAAGAACGTCGCCCCGGCCGTGCTCGAGGACCGGGTGCGCGCGCACTGGCTGGTCAGCCAGTGTCTGGTTGTCGGCGACCAGCAGCCGTTCATCGCCGCGCTCATCACCGTCGATCCGGAATCCTTCCCCGCGTGGCTCAAGCAGGCCGGCAAGCCCGAGGACGCTGCCATGGCCGACATGGTCGACGATCCCGACCTGCACGCCGAGCTACAGAAAGCCGTCGATGATGCCAACAAGGCGGTGTCGAAGGCGGAGGCCATCAAGAAGTTCACGGTGCTGCCCGAGGACTGGACGGAGGCCACAGGCCAGCTCACGCCGTCGCTGAAGCTCAAGCGCAATCTGGTGCTCTCCGAATGCAAGGACGAGATTGCCTCGCTCTACTCGGGCGATTCTCGCTCCTGATCCGCCCTACAGCTGCAGCAGTTCCGCCAGCCGGTCGGCGATCTGATCCCACTGCCAGCGCTCGGTGACCCACCGGCGGCCGGCCTGCCCGTAACGGCGGGCACGGTCCGGTTCACCGAGCAGCCCAGCGAGGGCGTCAGCCAGCGCCCGGACGTCTCGCCCGTCGAGGACTTCGCCGGTGGAGCCGGCCACCACTGCATCGGGGGCCCCGCCCGAGTCACCTGCGAGCACCGGCAGCCCCACCGCCGACGCCTCCAGGAAGACGATCCCCAAGCCCTCGACGTCCATGCCGAACCGGCGTGTCCGGCAGGGCATGGCAAAGACCTGCCCCGCGGCGAAATGCGCCGGGAGTTCGGCGTAGGGCACACCGCCGGTGAAGACGACGTGGTCCTCGACGCGTTCGTCGCGGGCCAGCCGTCGCAGGCGCTGCTCATCGGGACCGCGACCGACGATGAGTAGCGTCGCGTTCGGAATCGTCCGCCGGACGAGCGGCAGGGCACGGATCAACGCATCCTGCCCCTTGCGCGGCACCAGGCGCGAGACGCACACGATCACCTTCGCATCGGTCAGCGCGTACCGTTCGCGGATCGCCCGACCGTCGGCCTCGGGAGCGAAGAATTCGGTGTCGACCCCCGGGGTGAGCTGAGCCATCAACGGATGCGAACCGAACGCGGGTGCGAGCCGGTGCCGGGTGTACTCGCCGAGGTAGGTGACGACGTCGACGGTGTTGCCGATCCGCCGCAGGGCCTGACGCGCGCCGGGCAGCATCGCCCAGCCGACCTCATGGCCATGAGTCGTCGCGACCTGCCGGCGAATTCCCCGACGGGAAAGGGTAGAAGCGAGCAGGCCGAGCGGTGCGGACGCGCCGTACCAGACACGGGTGCTGCCGAGGTCGGCCACGGTGTCCGCGATGCGACGGGCGGCGGCAGGTGTGGGAATCAGCAATCCGGTCGGATGCCTGCGGACCGGGAAACTCTGCTGAGCATCGAACGCCGCCGCTCCCGCGAAGTCCGAGCAGTACACCGCCACCCGGTCGGCGGGCAGACGCCGCACAAGCTCGTGGACGAACGATTGGATTCCCCCCTGCCGTGGCGGGAAGTCGTTGGTCACGACAAGCAGGTCACGCACCGGCACCATTCTGCTTGATGGGGACGGTGCTCATTCCCGCAGGACCGTCTTCAGTTCCGAGCGCCAGGCCTCGGTGAAGCGCGCCGTACTCAGACCGAGGACCGAGCGCAATCCTCGGTCCGCGGCCGTGGCCGGGTCCGCCGCGGCGGCCGCACTGACCGCCTTGTAGAACCGGACCAGTCCGGCCTGGCCCACCCGGTGTGCGATGAGCACGCAGGCAAGCCAGGATTCCTCGTACTGCTGGGCCAGCCTGCCGTCCGTGCCGGCAAAGTCGGCGTTGCTCGGCAGCGAGCTGGGCATCCGGCCCTGAGCGAGTTCGTCGGCGAGCTCACGCGCCGTTGCCGCGGGGGACATCGTCGAGCCGAGGTTGCCGACGTAGTCGGCGAAACCTTCGATCACCCAGGTCGGCATCCGGTCGTTGGTGACGGCCCGCGCGGCGATGTGGGTCAGTTCGTGCTGGATGACCAGCCGGCGGCCATGATCGTCGAGCTTGGCCAGGTTGGCGGGATTGAGCACGATGCGGGCACCGAGGACCGTTCCGTCCGGCTCGACGGAATCGGCGATCGAGACCGCGGCGAGGTCGGCCGTGTTGCTGGTATCGGCGGTCACGGCCGCGAACTCCTGCTGGCTGGACGGCAGGAGGACCGCGACGTCCTCGTGCCACGGACCTCCCCAGACCGACTTGACGACCGGGACGGCCGCCTCGACCAGCGCAGCAAAGGTGGCCATCTGATCGCGGTGATCGGGATGGGCCAGGACGAGTGTGTGCGGCCCGCGGCGCACGACGAGCGGGCCGAAGTCCCACGGACCGGACCAGGACTTGCCCCCGGCGACGGCCGCATCGTCGTCCGCGGCCAGCTTCCAGGATCGGCCCCGCAGGACGGCCGTCAGCCACAGATCCTTGGATGTGGGCGCGGGGTCGACCCCGGAGAAGGCGTATTGCAACTGCACGTGAACGACGACGACCCGGCCACCCAGCCGCGAGGCCGCTGGACCGAGCACGTCGGTGCTCGTCACCGGCGCCAGCAGAACGTAACGCCACGTCGTCAGTGGGACGCCGGCCAGGTCGGCGTACACCGCGCGTTCATGGCTGCGGTAGCCGGTCGCGGCCGGAGTGGGGTCCAGCGCGGCGTCCCAACCCGCGCTGTCGCGGGTGGTGAGTGCCGTCGCCTGGGCGGCCA is from Jatrophihabitans telluris and encodes:
- a CDS encoding class II 3-deoxy-7-phosphoheptulonate synthase, which produces MSIQPDPLKLDAWRSLPAAQQPNWPDPAVLREVAQTLAGMPPLVVASEVDALTARLGQVARGEAFLLQGGDCAETFATSSQADIAGKVRILLQMSVVLTYGASMPVVKLGRMAGQYAKPRSTDLDAFGLPSYRGDMVNELHGDVAARTPDPHRIMRAYSTAASTLNLLRAYAGGGLAALEKVHAWNTAFARNTETGNRYEQLAAEIDRAVRFMRACGVHDAALDGVELFASHEALILEYERALTRVENDGNGARAYDLSGHFVWVGERTRQMDGAHLDFVSRIANPIGVKLGPTTTPEFAAELVERLDPDGVPGRLTLISRMSNSKVRDALPPIIEKVQSTGHLVVWQCDPMHGNTEETADGVKTRHLDRIIDEVDGFFDVHAGLGTHPGGLHVELTGDDVTECIGGTADLTAADLGRRYETACDPRLNIEQSLELAFRVAERLVADRRHRELLSGDE
- a CDS encoding 6-phosphofructokinase, which produces MRIGVLTGGGDCPGLNAVIRAVVRKGAGIYGYEFVGFRDGWKGPLEGLTMSLGIPEVRGILPRGGTILGSSRTNPYKIEGGVGRIRQNLADMGIDALVAIGGEDTLGVATQLHDQGVNVVGVPKTIDNDLNATDYTFGFDTAVNIAMEAIDRLHTTAESHHRALIVEVMGRHAGWIALHAGLAGGANVILIPEQRFSLERVCAYVESRFQSHYAPIIVIAEGAQPDEGEMVTLDKGLDAFGHVRLGGIGEWLAGQIEARTGKEARTTVLGHIQRGGTPTAFDRVLATRFGLHAIDVVHDEDWGKMVALQGTNIVRVPLAEATTELKTVPPSFYSEAEVFFG
- a CDS encoding uridine kinase family protein gives rise to the protein MLWTDVVTDRLLALPPTCGTVRVLAIDGGAAAGKSTLAADIARTLADSVVVHTDDLLDGWDDQFGFWDRLRTQVLDPLAQGRTADVPQYDWHRQTFADPRPLPVPRVLIVEGVSAIQACGGRLTLGVLLQVDRLDRQRRWSDRDGALGPAELRWLDREQDYFAAPIDTSAPVLALRG
- a CDS encoding lysophospholipid acyltransferase family protein, whose protein sequence is MLYWFLKYIGLGPWLKGVWRPWVEGAENIPEHGGAILASNHLSFCDSFFLPLMVRRRVTFLAKAEYFTTPGLKGLGSRLFFSGIGQVPIDRDDKDAARGALVAGVRILSQGDLLGIYPEGTRSPDGRLYKGKTGVARMALEAGVPVIPVAMIDTDKVQPTGRKLPRLRPRPGIRFGTPLDFSRYEGMAGDRFVERSMTDEIMYELMQLSGQEYVDTYAAKVKLATGADLGFGAKRGINHADAVGSTNSDRMSSERAG
- a CDS encoding polyadenylate-specific 3'-exoribonuclease AS codes for the protein MRFFYDCEFIEDGRTIELVSIGAVAEDGREFYAVSTEFDESRAIPWVRKHVLSQLPSPADRAWRSRGQIRDDLLAFLTEPGEPIELWAWLAGYDHVVLAQLWGDMRALPRQIPRFTHELRQHWELAGSPELPPAPADAHDALADARHNLAKWRVISAVLSNRTEIALGSLAVEGG
- a CDS encoding alpha/beta hydrolase; the protein is MPLLSGAEPFSADGPGTTGRVGVLVSHGFTGTPASMRPWAEHLAEAGYTVRLPRLPGHGTRWQDLNDTKWTDWYGEISRAYAELSERCDAVFACGLSMGATLVTKLAEDHGSAIAGLVLVNPAYGTLRKDAAFARYLTWAVKSRPGIGSDIKKVGEREPGYDRTPLKAFVSLQALWKIVVADLGKVSAPIRFYHSSEDHVVDDLSGRLLRAGATATTVEEITLADSYHVATMDNDAETIFAGSVDFIRQHTAASIED